The following are encoded together in the Candidatus Binataceae bacterium genome:
- a CDS encoding cupin domain-containing protein, translating to MAPQFRRIVTGHDAEGKSIVAIEGPATAFGAFWQTDGSPADNGTPGDAAQSVHTLEPAPSGTIFRYAVIPPEDPNISPAEREAATAKAFAQMGAEHCRPDTSRDAGMHKTRTVDYVFLLAGELTLVLDRTEVKLKPFDVVVQRGTNHAWINKGKEPAILGAVLVDARKL from the coding sequence ATGGCGCCACAATTTCGTCGAATAGTCACGGGCCACGATGCCGAGGGAAAGTCAATCGTAGCAATTGAAGGGCCCGCAACGGCTTTTGGAGCGTTCTGGCAGACAGATGGCTCACCCGCCGACAACGGCACGCCCGGCGATGCCGCGCAGTCAGTGCATACGCTCGAGCCGGCGCCATCAGGGACCATCTTCCGTTACGCGGTCATTCCTCCCGAAGATCCCAATATCTCCCCGGCGGAACGAGAGGCAGCTACCGCAAAAGCATTTGCTCAAATGGGAGCCGAACACTGCCGCCCGGACACCAGCCGCGATGCGGGAATGCACAAGACCCGCACGGTTGACTACGTTTTTCTGCTCGCAGGCGAACTTACCCTGGTGCTCGACCGCACCGAGGTGAAGCTAAAGCCCTTCGATGTCGTGGTTCAACGCGGCACTAATCATGCTTGGATAAACAAGGGCAAAGAGCCGGCGATTCTCGGCGCGGTCCTGGTCGATGCGCGCAAACTATAG
- a CDS encoding amidohydrolase family protein, with product MANTLITKPIISSDSHIMEPPDTYIARIEHKYKDIAPRVVWQEQSGDTYVVEGMKQTIPMGLVAAAGVSAEGLATSARFAKFSDLHRGGWDPEARMADQDRDGVAAEVIYPSVGMVLCNHPDPDYKKACFDAYNLWIAEYCSPHPDRLLGLGQTAMRTPDEGINDLEKIRSMGLRGVMMPGFPIVEDYDGKVYDEFFEAAISMNMPLSFHILTSREGIANPPRGPKANSFMSIIRGNQDIMGMLIMGGVFERHPKLKIVCVEADAGWVPHFMYRMDHAYDRHRFWIGMEKLSKRPSDYFRENIYTTFQDDWVAFQSTRMLNPRRLMWANDFPHSDSTWPNSQELLREHSQSLSSEEKDWILHDNVTELYGIAM from the coding sequence ATGGCGAACACACTGATCACCAAGCCGATTATCTCGTCCGACTCGCACATCATGGAACCGCCCGACACTTACATCGCGAGAATAGAGCACAAGTACAAGGACATCGCGCCGCGCGTAGTGTGGCAGGAGCAAAGCGGCGACACCTATGTCGTTGAGGGTATGAAGCAAACGATCCCAATGGGACTTGTCGCCGCAGCCGGGGTTTCGGCGGAAGGCCTTGCGACCTCGGCAAGGTTCGCGAAATTCTCGGATCTTCATCGCGGAGGATGGGATCCCGAAGCGCGGATGGCCGACCAGGACCGCGATGGAGTTGCCGCCGAAGTCATCTATCCTAGTGTCGGGATGGTTCTGTGTAATCACCCCGACCCGGATTACAAGAAAGCCTGCTTCGACGCCTACAACCTGTGGATCGCGGAGTACTGCAGTCCGCATCCGGATCGTTTGCTGGGCCTTGGTCAGACCGCGATGCGCACGCCCGATGAAGGCATCAACGATCTCGAGAAGATCAGGTCGATGGGACTGCGCGGCGTGATGATGCCGGGTTTTCCGATTGTCGAAGACTACGACGGCAAGGTCTACGACGAGTTCTTTGAAGCCGCGATCTCGATGAACATGCCGCTCAGCTTCCACATCCTCACCTCGCGCGAGGGAATTGCCAACCCCCCGCGCGGGCCAAAAGCCAACTCCTTCATGTCAATCATCCGGGGTAACCAGGATATTATGGGAATGCTCATTATGGGGGGTGTTTTCGAGCGACATCCGAAGCTCAAGATAGTTTGTGTCGAGGCGGATGCCGGTTGGGTGCCGCACTTCATGTACCGGATGGATCACGCATACGATCGCCATCGCTTCTGGATCGGCATGGAGAAGCTGTCTAAGCGGCCGAGCGATTATTTCCGAGAAAACATCTACACGACATTCCAGGATGACTGGGTCGCCTTCCAAAGCACGCGCATGTTGAATCCGCGACGGCTCATGTGGGCGAACGATTTCCCGCATAGCGACTCGACCTGGCCCAATTCGCAGGAGCTGCTCCGCGAGCATTCGCAATCGCTGAGCAGCGAAGAAAAGGACTGGATTCTTCACGACAACGTCACAGAGCTTTACGGGATCGCGATGTAG